One genomic window of Phycisphaerales bacterium includes the following:
- the ispG gene encoding flavodoxin-dependent (E)-4-hydroxy-3-methylbut-2-enyl-diphosphate synthase encodes MQERRPTRPIYVGNEKTGTVQVGGGLPDSTGKATQPAPVSVQTMTAGYTHDVDKCVAEIHKLQSAGADVVRVAVPEKKDTEALKEILDQTSVPIVADVHFHFKRALEAVEAGVHKIRLNPGNINDRAQVIDVINACKDAKLPIRVGVNEGSIIERRDKQKRAKELGAFFSDHKHGYMLAIMIAKLEEYLDIFEEQDFHDVAISAKSMDATMVIDAYTEISKRFDHPLHLGVTHAGPKETGCIRSVVALGTLLANGIGDTIRISYANDPIYEVEDGLELLYSLGLRERIGAELIACPTCGRIQVDLFSLVQEVRTKLASDIQVPMKVAVMGCVVNGPGEAEGADVAVFAGNKRGIIYVQGEKVANIPEDDILDRLLAECLDFQEKIRSGEAKLGDKKVDIVPPDPLGELGSGWEKMAAERLKGADLTIGQS; translated from the coding sequence ATGCAAGAGCGACGCCCCACCCGCCCCATCTACGTCGGCAACGAGAAGACCGGCACCGTCCAGGTGGGCGGCGGCCTGCCCGACTCGACCGGCAAGGCCACCCAGCCCGCGCCGGTGAGCGTCCAGACCATGACCGCCGGCTACACCCACGACGTCGACAAGTGCGTCGCGGAGATCCACAAGCTCCAATCGGCCGGCGCCGACGTGGTGCGCGTGGCCGTGCCCGAGAAGAAGGACACCGAGGCCCTCAAGGAGATCCTCGACCAGACCAGCGTGCCCATCGTGGCCGACGTGCACTTCCACTTCAAGCGAGCGCTCGAGGCCGTCGAGGCGGGCGTGCACAAGATCCGCCTCAACCCGGGCAACATCAACGACCGGGCCCAGGTCATCGACGTGATCAACGCGTGCAAGGACGCGAAGCTCCCCATCCGCGTGGGCGTGAACGAGGGCTCGATCATCGAGCGGCGTGACAAGCAGAAGCGGGCCAAGGAGCTGGGCGCCTTCTTCAGCGACCACAAGCACGGCTACATGCTGGCCATCATGATCGCCAAGCTCGAGGAATACCTCGACATCTTCGAGGAGCAGGACTTCCACGACGTGGCCATCAGCGCCAAGAGCATGGACGCGACGATGGTCATCGACGCGTACACCGAGATCAGCAAGCGCTTCGACCACCCCCTGCACTTGGGCGTGACGCACGCTGGTCCAAAAGAGACCGGCTGCATCCGCTCGGTCGTCGCACTGGGCACCTTGCTCGCCAATGGCATCGGCGACACGATCCGCATCAGCTACGCGAACGACCCGATCTACGAGGTCGAGGACGGGCTCGAGCTGCTCTACTCGCTGGGCCTGCGCGAGCGCATCGGGGCCGAGCTCATCGCCTGCCCCACCTGCGGACGCATCCAGGTCGACCTGTTCAGCCTCGTGCAAGAGGTCCGCACGAAGCTGGCGAGCGACATCCAGGTGCCGATGAAGGTCGCCGTCATGGGCTGCGTCGTCAACGGGCCGGGCGAAGCCGAGGGCGCCGACGTCGCGGTCTTCGCCGGCAACAAGCGCGGCATCATCTACGTGCAGGGCGAGAAGGTCGCCAATATCCCCGAGGACGACATCCTCGACCGCCTGCTGGCCGAATGCCTCGACTTCCAGGAGAAGATTCGCAGCGGCGAGGCCAAGCTGGGCGACAAGAAGGTCGACATCGTGCCGCCCGACCCGCTGGGCGAGCTCGGCAGCGGCTGGGAGAAGATGGCGGCCGAGCGGCTCAAGGGCGCGGACCTCACCATCGGACAGTCGTAA